One genomic segment of Leptotrichia sp. oral taxon 215 str. W9775 includes these proteins:
- a CDS encoding SIMPL domain-containing protein (The SIMPL domain is named for its presence in mouse protein SIMPL (signalling molecule that associates with mouse pelle-like kinase). Bacterial member BP26, from Brucella, was shown to assemble into a channel-like structure, while YggE from E. coli has been associated with resistance to oxidative stress.), whose amino-acid sequence MKKVQFIITATILSFGLIISAALLSNAMHNSDKNQNRITVKGVAEKRVKADKAIINVVFSTSNTKLEDAQTNISEKEKAVLEILKSLELKENEYHINNVKIQPNFSERQQERETKILNYDVMQSVVIAPKNIERSDEIYEKLQELKLTFNNMEIVKPEYYITSIEKYKKDLLVSATENAEMRAREMLKVNKNEIGGLENMTQGQFEILPDREDSKHVNDEEPNQMYKKLRSVVTATYLIKY is encoded by the coding sequence ATGAAAAAAGTTCAATTTATAATAACTGCAACTATTCTGTCATTTGGATTGATTATATCTGCAGCATTGTTATCTAATGCAATGCACAATTCAGATAAAAATCAGAACAGAATAACAGTAAAAGGTGTAGCTGAAAAAAGAGTAAAAGCTGACAAGGCAATAATAAATGTCGTATTTTCAACATCTAATACAAAATTAGAAGATGCTCAGACAAATATATCCGAAAAGGAAAAAGCTGTTCTTGAAATTTTAAAATCTCTTGAATTAAAAGAAAATGAGTATCATATAAATAATGTTAAAATACAGCCTAATTTTTCAGAAAGACAGCAGGAAAGGGAAACTAAAATATTAAATTATGATGTTATGCAGTCTGTAGTTATTGCTCCAAAAAATATTGAGAGAAGTGATGAAATTTATGAAAAACTGCAGGAATTAAAACTGACATTTAATAATATGGAAATTGTAAAACCTGAGTATTATATTACAAGTATTGAGAAATATAAAAAGGATTTGCTTGTCAGTGCAACTGAAAATGCTGAAATGAGAGCTAGGGAAATGCTAAAAGTCAACAAAAATGAAATCGGTGGATTGGAAAATATGACGCAAGGACAGTTTGAAATTCTACCTGACAGGGAAGACTCAAAACATGTAAATGATGAGGAACCTAATCAAATGTATAAAAAACTGCGTTCAGTAGTAACAGCAACATATTTAATAAAATATTAA
- the efp gene encoding elongation factor P, translating to MKPAAELRQGSTYRKDNIPYLILKAERHQSTSGKRQRAAEVKFKTKELISGKIQEITVLATELMDDIILDRNQMQFLYESEGEYFFMDQETFEQIGLTEEDLGDAVNFLMEEMIIQVLMYEGTPVGVELPNTVIREVTYTEPGLKGDTIGRATKPATISTGYTLQVPLFVVIGDKIKIDTRTGEYLERAN from the coding sequence ATGAAACCAGCAGCAGAATTAAGACAAGGAAGCACATATAGAAAGGATAATATCCCATATTTGATACTTAAAGCTGAAAGACATCAGTCAACATCAGGTAAGAGACAAAGAGCAGCAGAAGTAAAATTCAAGACAAAAGAATTAATTTCAGGAAAAATTCAGGAAATTACTGTTCTTGCAACAGAACTTATGGATGATATTATTCTTGATAGAAACCAAATGCAATTCCTATATGAATCAGAAGGAGAATACTTCTTCATGGATCAGGAAACTTTTGAACAAATAGGTCTTACAGAAGAAGATTTAGGAGATGCAGTAAACTTCCTAATGGAAGAAATGATAATTCAAGTGCTTATGTATGAAGGAACACCAGTAGGAGTTGAATTACCTAACACAGTAATAAGAGAAGTTACTTATACTGAACCAGGATTAAAAGGGGACACAATAGGAAGAGCAACAAAACCTGCAACAATTTCTACAGGATATACTTTACAAGTACCTTTATTTGTAGTAATAGGGGATAAAATTAAAATTGATACAAGAACAGGGGAATACTTAGAAAGAGCTAACTAG
- a CDS encoding endonuclease/exonuclease/phosphatase family protein: MKSIKTAFLLLLFFYCLVSCGKIFNENISEELSIGKEIVNSDDKQKKNEGKIIIASFNAMRLGEKEKNYEVMAKILSNFDLIGIEEVMHEKGLKKLKAHLVKLTGEKWEYIISENSVGSEGYREYYGYIYRKKKFQEARRIGFYKEKNENEFMREPYGAYFKSGNFDFVYVICHSIFGDKETQRLIEASNYVNVYEYFLKESGESDIIIAGDFNVPADSPAFRNLSERAGVSYLLLPGENPTTLSDERLVSSYDNFFINKDKTREFLENSGVYNFVKNNNYAIIKKYISDHLPIFSEYSIEYDLD; encoded by the coding sequence TTGAAAAGTATAAAAACAGCATTTTTATTACTGTTATTTTTTTATTGTCTAGTTAGTTGCGGAAAAATTTTTAATGAAAATATTTCTGAAGAATTGAGTATTGGAAAAGAAATTGTAAATAGTGATGATAAACAAAAGAAAAATGAGGGGAAAATAATAATAGCTTCTTTTAATGCAATGAGATTGGGGGAAAAGGAAAAAAATTATGAGGTAATGGCAAAAATTCTTTCAAACTTTGATTTGATTGGAATAGAAGAAGTAATGCATGAAAAGGGACTGAAAAAGTTAAAGGCTCATTTAGTAAAGCTTACAGGAGAAAAATGGGAATATATAATATCTGAAAATTCTGTTGGAAGTGAAGGATATCGTGAATATTATGGATATATTTACAGAAAAAAGAAGTTTCAGGAAGCTAGGAGAATAGGGTTTTACAAGGAAAAGAATGAAAATGAATTTATGAGGGAGCCTTATGGAGCATACTTTAAATCAGGAAATTTTGATTTTGTGTATGTTATATGTCATTCAATTTTTGGTGATAAGGAGACCCAGAGATTAATTGAAGCTTCAAATTATGTAAATGTATATGAATATTTTTTAAAGGAAAGTGGAGAAAGTGATATTATAATAGCAGGGGATTTTAATGTGCCGGCAGATAGTCCAGCCTTTAGAAATCTTTCAGAAAGAGCAGGAGTATCCTATCTCCTTTTGCCTGGAGAAAATCCCACTACGCTTTCAGATGAAAGGCTTGTAAGCTCGTATGATAATTTTTTTATAAATAAGGATAAAACAAGAGAATTTTTAGAAAATTCAGGAGTTTATAATTTTGTAAAAAACAATAATTATGCTATAATAAAAAAATACATATCAGATCATCTCCCTATATTTTCAGAATATTCTATTGAATATGATCTGGATTAA
- a CDS encoding MATE family efflux transporter, translating to MDSSVKELYKKVFTIGIPVSIENMIYSLMNFIDVFMVGKENVVLGLGTAAVAGLGFANQIFMIFIVSLFGLNSGGGILAAQYYGKKDYKNLKKCLGITITVGLLFSFLFFLMGLFIPEKIIGIFTSDPKVLKLGANYFRIIALIYPLIGLGYSFNMQLRAIGKNQYSLYSTIIGLCINLVGNYLFINGNLGFPAMGVVGAAIATVIARIVSVFYLIYIIYKNKLPMAGNFQELFKLSWSFIAKALKISLPVFGHEIMWVTGVSMYVIIYGRIGTEATAAIQVVKSISNLVFTLVFGLSSGTAAIIGQEIGAGNEENAYKYAVELLKISLVIGTAVALFVYAICPVVLILMKVDSAIYPLARQIVFSEGILIIIKTTGTLFIVGVLRAGGDTLWTMFADLIPLWTFAIPLTYIAGLKFGLPIALVYLCSGSDELLKMPFCIQRLKSRKWINNLVKTS from the coding sequence ATGGACAGTTCAGTTAAAGAATTATATAAAAAGGTTTTTACAATAGGAATACCAGTATCAATTGAAAATATGATATACAGTCTGATGAATTTTATAGATGTTTTCATGGTTGGGAAAGAGAATGTTGTACTGGGATTAGGAACAGCTGCAGTTGCAGGATTAGGTTTTGCAAATCAGATATTTATGATTTTTATAGTTTCACTTTTTGGATTGAACAGTGGAGGTGGAATACTTGCCGCTCAATACTATGGAAAAAAAGATTATAAAAATTTGAAAAAGTGTCTGGGAATAACAATTACTGTTGGACTTCTGTTTTCATTTTTATTTTTTCTAATGGGACTTTTTATTCCTGAAAAAATTATAGGAATCTTTACATCGGATCCTAAGGTTTTAAAATTAGGTGCAAATTATTTTAGAATAATAGCTCTTATTTATCCATTGATAGGACTAGGTTATTCCTTTAATATGCAGTTACGTGCAATTGGAAAGAATCAGTATTCCTTATATTCTACAATTATAGGATTATGTATCAATCTTGTAGGAAATTATCTTTTTATTAATGGAAACCTTGGTTTTCCGGCAATGGGAGTTGTAGGAGCTGCAATTGCTACAGTAATAGCGAGAATAGTGAGTGTTTTTTATCTGATATATATAATCTATAAAAATAAGTTGCCTATGGCAGGAAATTTCCAGGAATTATTCAAATTATCATGGAGTTTTATTGCGAAAGCATTGAAGATTTCCCTTCCTGTATTTGGTCATGAAATAATGTGGGTAACAGGTGTAAGCATGTATGTAATAATATATGGAAGAATAGGAACAGAAGCAACAGCTGCAATACAGGTTGTAAAATCAATAAGCAATCTTGTATTTACCCTTGTATTTGGATTATCAAGCGGTACAGCTGCCATAATTGGACAGGAAATAGGAGCAGGAAACGAGGAAAATGCATACAAATATGCAGTAGAACTGCTAAAAATTTCATTAGTAATAGGAACTGCTGTAGCTTTATTTGTTTATGCGATATGTCCTGTTGTATTAATTTTAATGAAGGTAGACAGTGCAATTTATCCATTAGCTAGACAAATAGTATTTTCTGAAGGAATTCTTATAATAATAAAAACTACTGGAACACTATTTATTGTGGGAGTTTTAAGAGCTGGCGGAGATACGTTGTGGACTATGTTTGCAGATCTAATTCCTTTATGGACATTTGCAATACCTCTGACGTATATTGCAGGACTTAAATTTGGACTTCCGATAGCACTTGTATATTTATGTTCAGGAAGTGATGAATTATTAAAAATGCCTTTCTGTATACAGAGATTGAAAAGTAGAAAATGGATAAATAACTTAGTAAAAACTTCTTAA
- a CDS encoding phospholipase D family protein, with amino-acid sequence MKKYLLIGTMLLMASCSTIKNPPLGINYESPIRETENAEFHYDLTYLDKDGNIQYDRNLWDATLKVVDNAKDYLVIEMFLFNDLYNKDKEHFPEFAKEYTEKLIKKQKENPNLKVYVLADENNNFYGAFEHPFITSMKNAGINVIIVDIFKLKDTFPWYSPFWRTFIEPMGNPQNKGWITNFYGDMWPKLTVRNLLRALNVKADHKKVFLNEKEVVVSSANIHDPSYFHENIAVYADGPIVKDVLHDLQLVAKFSDSEIDTGNFHEERETVENTAKDDKIETNKDIVNITGVSENSITNEEKNEITDTEGKTYKIQYLTEAAIGKHLDADIDSLKAGDELLMGMYFLADKGVIDRLIKAANRGVKIRIIFDRSRDAFGMSTNGLPNKPVSKKLKKHTKGKIEIKWYFTNNEQYHTKITLMKKTDGNVIINAGSANLIKKNIRGYIMDSNFRILTTQDSKMSKDIYEYFDRLWENKDGLFTINFDDEPTTSGFSDFMYKILDATQLGSF; translated from the coding sequence ATGAAAAAGTATTTATTAATAGGAACTATGTTGTTAATGGCATCGTGTTCAACAATAAAGAATCCACCTTTAGGAATAAACTATGAAAGTCCTATACGTGAAACGGAAAATGCAGAGTTTCATTATGATTTGACGTATCTTGATAAGGATGGAAATATTCAGTATGACAGAAATTTATGGGATGCAACTCTTAAAGTAGTGGATAATGCAAAAGATTATCTTGTAATAGAAATGTTCCTATTTAATGACCTTTATAATAAGGATAAGGAACATTTTCCGGAATTTGCAAAGGAATATACTGAAAAACTTATAAAAAAGCAGAAAGAAAATCCAAATTTGAAGGTATATGTGCTGGCAGATGAGAATAATAATTTTTATGGTGCATTTGAACATCCATTTATAACATCAATGAAAAATGCAGGAATAAATGTAATTATAGTGGATATTTTTAAGTTGAAGGATACTTTTCCATGGTATTCCCCTTTCTGGAGAACATTTATAGAACCTATGGGAAATCCTCAGAATAAAGGTTGGATAACAAATTTTTATGGAGATATGTGGCCAAAACTTACTGTAAGAAATTTGTTAAGGGCGCTTAATGTAAAAGCCGATCATAAGAAGGTTTTTCTGAATGAAAAGGAAGTAGTAGTTTCCAGTGCAAACATTCATGATCCAAGTTATTTTCACGAAAATATTGCAGTATATGCTGACGGTCCTATAGTAAAGGATGTACTTCATGATTTACAGCTTGTTGCAAAGTTTTCTGATTCTGAGATAGATACAGGTAATTTTCATGAGGAAAGAGAAACTGTTGAGAATACTGCTAAAGATGATAAGATAGAAACTAATAAAGACATAGTAAATATTACAGGAGTATCAGAAAATTCTATTACTAATGAAGAAAAAAATGAAATTACAGATACAGAAGGAAAAACTTATAAAATACAGTATCTTACTGAAGCTGCGATAGGAAAACATTTGGATGCCGATATTGATAGTCTGAAAGCAGGTGATGAACTGCTTATGGGAATGTATTTTCTAGCTGATAAGGGAGTGATAGACAGATTAATCAAGGCGGCAAACAGAGGAGTAAAAATAAGAATAATTTTCGACAGAAGCAGGGATGCCTTTGGAATGAGTACAAATGGGCTTCCAAATAAACCTGTTTCAAAAAAATTGAAAAAGCACACAAAAGGAAAAATTGAAATAAAATGGTATTTTACAAATAATGAACAATATCACACAAAGATTACTCTAATGAAAAAAACAGACGGCAATGTTATAATCAACGCAGGATCTGCGAATCTAATAAAAAAGAATATTAGAGGATATATAATGGATTCAAACTTTAGAATACTTACAACTCAGGATTCAAAAATGTCAAAGGATATTTATGAATACTTTGACAGGCTATGGGAAAATAAAGATGGTTTATTTACAATAAACTTTGATGATGAACCGACAACAAGTGGATTTTCAGATTTTATGTATAAAATATTGGATGCTACACAGTTAGGTTCCTTCTAG
- a CDS encoding lipopolysaccharide assembly protein LapB, protein MKKKIFLLLLIVALGAMTVSCFKKKDDKKNQQTTEQKDNTNGTINTDMFNAGNQPTGNPNIKNLTPEEQQFLINNQIDPAKVSPAIDKAQQGDKEAILSLAQLYFNLKDNEKTKKYLQMGVDKNYPEAIYNLAVLLKQEGKEAEAKKLMDRLPKNAAATSRQLRPGAQAYNNGIDLIKAKKYNEAKAQFQSAYKQGIKEADIQIALLNKETKNYNEALKWFKLALGRGVTAANFEIGAILYDTGKQSEARPYLMKAYNSGNKALAMPIALSYHKENNMKEALKWYKIAAKNGDKDAKAAVAEIEGGSNKVNSILGDNSKRSLTDSTISSLKNNEPKSNSIFNPSIGKNEQTSSPDYNVNLDKNSGNSKQTNTAASGKADNKSAKPSNEQTQQQKQDEKEQKRAEKAVADAIRRASKRKGSNKGTSNPNAVPSDKSIEDVINKKAAEYK, encoded by the coding sequence ATGAAGAAAAAGATATTTCTTTTGCTATTGATAGTAGCATTGGGAGCAATGACAGTATCATGTTTTAAGAAAAAAGATGACAAAAAAAATCAACAGACTACAGAGCAGAAAGATAATACAAATGGAACGATAAATACAGATATGTTTAATGCAGGAAATCAGCCTACAGGTAATCCAAATATAAAAAATCTTACCCCTGAAGAACAGCAGTTCCTGATTAATAATCAGATTGATCCGGCAAAAGTATCTCCTGCAATTGATAAAGCACAGCAGGGAGATAAGGAAGCTATACTTTCACTGGCACAACTTTATTTTAATTTGAAAGATAATGAAAAAACAAAAAAATATCTGCAAATGGGAGTAGATAAAAATTATCCTGAAGCTATTTATAACTTAGCTGTATTATTAAAACAGGAAGGTAAGGAAGCAGAAGCAAAGAAACTTATGGATAGATTACCTAAAAATGCCGCAGCTACTTCAAGACAGTTAAGACCAGGAGCACAGGCATATAATAATGGTATTGATTTGATAAAGGCTAAAAAATATAATGAAGCTAAGGCACAGTTTCAAAGTGCTTATAAACAAGGAATAAAAGAAGCAGATATACAGATAGCCCTATTAAATAAGGAAACTAAAAATTATAACGAGGCATTGAAATGGTTTAAACTTGCCCTTGGACGTGGAGTTACAGCCGCAAACTTTGAAATAGGGGCGATATTATACGATACAGGTAAGCAAAGTGAAGCAAGACCTTATCTTATGAAAGCTTATAATTCAGGAAATAAAGCATTAGCAATGCCTATTGCATTATCCTATCATAAAGAAAATAATATGAAGGAAGCGTTGAAATGGTATAAAATTGCCGCGAAAAATGGAGATAAGGATGCTAAGGCAGCAGTAGCTGAGATTGAAGGAGGAAGTAATAAAGTTAATTCAATCTTAGGTGATAATTCTAAGAGAAGTCTTACAGACAGTACAATTTCGAGCTTAAAAAATAATGAGCCAAAAAGTAACTCAATATTCAATCCTAGTATTGGGAAAAATGAGCAGACAAGTTCTCCAGATTACAATGTGAACTTAGATAAAAATTCCGGTAACAGTAAACAAACAAATACAGCAGCATCAGGTAAAGCAGATAACAAGTCTGCCAAACCGTCAAATGAACAGACACAGCAGCAGAAACAGGATGAAAAGGAACAGAAAAGAGCCGAAAAAGCAGTAGCTGATGCAATAAGAAGAGCTTCAAAAAGAAAAGGTTCAAATAAAGGTACAAGTAATCCAAATGCTGTACCATCAGATAAAAGCATTGAAGATGTGATAAATAAAAAGGCGGCTGAATATAAATAA